TTCTACGCACGACTCGTCGACGAGCTGCTGGAACACGGCATCACGCCGAACATCACCTTGTTCCACTGGGATCTGCCGGCCGCGCTGGACGACCGTGGCGGCTGGCTCAACCGGGACATCGCGCACTGGTTCGCCGACTATGCCGAAACCATGTTCAAGGCGCTGGACGACCGTGTGCCGTACTGGTCCACGCTCAACGAGCCGTGGGTCGTGGTCGACGGCGGTTACCTGCACGGCACGTTGGCGCCGGGGCATCGCAATCTCTACGAGGCACCGCTGGCCACACACAACCTGATGCGCGCCAGTGGCGCCGCGATCCAGGCCTACCGCGCGCATGGACGAAACCAGATTGGCGTGGTGTTCAACATCGAACCGAAGTATGCCGCCTCGGATCGCGAGGAAGACCTGGCCGCCACCCGCCGCGCGCACGCCTACATGAACCAGCAGTTCGCCGATCCGGCCCTGCTCGGCAGCTATCCGCCCGAGCTGGCCGAGGTCTACGGCGATGCATGGCCGGATTTCCCCGAGGAGGACTTCCGGCTGACCCGGCAGCCGGTGGACTTCGTCGGCATCAACTATTACACCCGCGCCGTGGTGCGCCATGACGCGACGGCCCTGCCGCTGCGCGCGGCGCCGGTGCGGCAGCCGCAGCGCACACATACCGAGACGGGTTGGGAGGTCTATGCGCAGGGTCTGGTCGACACCCTGACCGGTTTCCGCGAGCGCTATGGCGACCTGCCGCTGTACGTGACCGAGAACGGCTCGGCGTTCTACGACCCGCCGGTGGCCGAGGGCGCCGTGCTGGAGGACCCGCTGCGGGTGGACTACCTGCGCAAGCACCTGGCGGCGGTGCATCAGGCGATCGAGGCCGGGGTGAACCTGAAGGGCTATTACGCGTGGTCGCTGATGGACAACCTGGAGTGGTCGCTGGGCTTTGCCAAGCGCTTCGGCCTCTACCACGTCGACTTCGCCACGCAGAAGCGCACGCCCAAGCGCAGCGCGATGTTCTACGCCAGCGTGATCGAGAGCCATGGCGAGGCGATCGACGAATGATTTTTTCCTTACCGACACAACAGCGAGAGTGCGGAGTGCACGTCATCATGAAAACAACACCGAACCGGTCCCGTGCGGGACGATGGCTGGGGCTGCTCGCGGCCTCGCTGCTGACCGTTGGGGTGGCGCAGGCAGCGCCGGCCGCCAGCGATACCGTGCAGATCCACGTGGACGCGAAAGCGGCGGGCAAGCCGTTCCCGCATTTCTGGGAACAGATGTTCGGTTCCGGCCGGGCGATACTTTCGCTGCGCGACGACTACCGCAAGGACCTGGTGGCGGTGCACAAGGCGACCGGCTTCGGCTACGTGCGCTTCCATGGCATCTTCGACGACGAGGTGGGCCTGTTCCACCTGGGCAAGCCCGGCCAGCCGTTCTACAACGCGGCCGACACGTCGTCCAAGGACGACAAGCCGGTCTACAACTTCTCGTATGTCGACCAGATCTACGACGGCCTGCTGGCGCGCGGCGTGCGTCCCTTTGTGGAACTGAGCTTCATGCCGCAGGCGATGAGCTCCGATCCCAAGGCGTTGCAGGGCTTCTGGTACCACCCCAATATCGCACCACCGAAGGACTACGCGCTGTGGGACGGCATGATCCGCGCCTTCGCGAAGCACCTGATCGCGCGCTACGGCATCGATGAGGTGTCGAAGTGGTACTTCGAGGTGTGGAACGAGCCGAACATCGGCTTCTGGGCCGGCAAGCCCAAGATGGCCACGTACTTCACGCTTTACGACCACACCGCGCGCGCGCTGAAGTCGGTCAGCCCGCGCCTGCGCGTGGGCGGCCCCGCCACGGCGCAGGCCGCGGAAGTGTCGGCCTTCCTGGCCCACGTGCATGCCGCGCACGTGCCGGTGGATTTCGTCAGCACGCACGTCTACGGCGACGATACTGCGCAGAACGTGTTCCACACCGACGAGCACATCTCGCGCAAGGACATGGTGTGCCGCGCCGTGGCCAAGGTGCACAAGGAGGTGCTGGCCTCGCCGTACCCGAAACTGCCGTTCATCATGAGCGAGTACAACGCGTCCTACGCCAACCTGCCCAATGTCACCGACACGGTGTACATGGGCCCGTGGCTCGCCAACACCATCCGCGCCTGCGCGGGCAAGGTGAACGTCATGAGCTACTGGTCGTTCTCCGACGTGTTCGAGGAAGGCGGCGTGGTGCGCACGCCGTTCTACGGCGGTTTCGGCCTGATCGCGGCCGACCGCATCGACAAGCCGTCCTTCAATGCCTTCGAGATGCTGCACAAGCTGGGTGACGTGCAGTTGCCGGTGACGTCGGATTCCGCGCTGGTCACGCGCCGCGCCGATGGCAGCCTGGTGCTGGCACTGTGGAACTACGCGCCGCCGGTCGGCGACACCGCGACCTATACGGTCGGCAAGCCGAAAGGCGAGGTGAAGCATTTCCAGGTCGACCTGTCGTCGCTTCCCGCCGATGCGACCGCCCGCCTGTGGCGGCTGGATGCCACCCACGGCAATGCCGTGGCGGCCTTCAACCGCATGGGCCGCCCGGACTTTCCGACCCGCGAGCAGATCGCGACCCTGCGCAAGGCCGGCAAGCTGGGTGCGCCGGAGCAGCTGAAGCTGAGTCACGGCGTGCTGGACGTGGCGATCCCGCCGCAGGGCCTGGTGGTCGTCGAGGTCCGCTGATCCACTAATGCCCGCAGCCCTGATTGCGCCCGTATGGCGCGAGCGGGGCTGCGGGTCGGCATGTGGCCCGGTTTCGCTCAGTGCGACATCAGGGTGCACATGCCGCATTCGGCCAGCAGGTTGTAGGTGACCCCGCCCAGTGCCCATTCGCGCAGGCGGTTGTGTCCATAGGCACCAGCGACGATCAGGTCCGCCGAGTTCGCCAGGGCGATGCCTAGCAGCTGGTCCGCGCTGCGGCCATGTGCCCGCTCCACCACACTGGTTGCCGGCACCCCGTGCAGCTTCAGCCACTCGGCGACATCGCGGGCACCGTTCGGTGCCTCGGCCAGCGTCGTGTCGGTCACTTCCGCCACCGTCACTGTCTGTGCCTGTTTCAGGAACGGCAGCGCGCTGGCGACGGCGCGGCGGGCCTCGCTGGTGTCCTTCCAGGCCACTAGCAGATGCTTCGCTGCCAGGGATCCGGCCGCCGCCGGTACCGTCAGCACCGGGCGACCGGCCTGCATGATGAGATTGCCGGCGTTGACGTGGCGCGATTCGTCGAAATAGGCCTTGTCGTAGTCGGTGTGAGTGATCACCAGATCTGCGCTGCGCACCTGGCGGGCCACGTAGTCGGTG
This window of the Dyella sp. A6 genome carries:
- a CDS encoding GH1 family beta-glucosidase, whose translation is MTRRYRFPDGFLWGAATSAYQIEGSPLADGAGPSIWQRFAHTPGMMADGDTGDVACDHYRRYRDDVQLMRALGLKSYRFSVNWSRVLPEGTGRINPKGLDFYARLVDELLEHGITPNITLFHWDLPAALDDRGGWLNRDIAHWFADYAETMFKALDDRVPYWSTLNEPWVVVDGGYLHGTLAPGHRNLYEAPLATHNLMRASGAAIQAYRAHGRNQIGVVFNIEPKYAASDREEDLAATRRAHAYMNQQFADPALLGSYPPELAEVYGDAWPDFPEEDFRLTRQPVDFVGINYYTRAVVRHDATALPLRAAPVRQPQRTHTETGWEVYAQGLVDTLTGFRERYGDLPLYVTENGSAFYDPPVAEGAVLEDPLRVDYLRKHLAAVHQAIEAGVNLKGYYAWSLMDNLEWSLGFAKRFGLYHVDFATQKRTPKRSAMFYASVIESHGEAIDE
- a CDS encoding GH39 family glycosyl hydrolase — translated: MKTTPNRSRAGRWLGLLAASLLTVGVAQAAPAASDTVQIHVDAKAAGKPFPHFWEQMFGSGRAILSLRDDYRKDLVAVHKATGFGYVRFHGIFDDEVGLFHLGKPGQPFYNAADTSSKDDKPVYNFSYVDQIYDGLLARGVRPFVELSFMPQAMSSDPKALQGFWYHPNIAPPKDYALWDGMIRAFAKHLIARYGIDEVSKWYFEVWNEPNIGFWAGKPKMATYFTLYDHTARALKSVSPRLRVGGPATAQAAEVSAFLAHVHAAHVPVDFVSTHVYGDDTAQNVFHTDEHISRKDMVCRAVAKVHKEVLASPYPKLPFIMSEYNASYANLPNVTDTVYMGPWLANTIRACAGKVNVMSYWSFSDVFEEGGVVRTPFYGGFGLIAADRIDKPSFNAFEMLHKLGDVQLPVTSDSALVTRRADGSLVLALWNYAPPVGDTATYTVGKPKGEVKHFQVDLSSLPADATARLWRLDATHGNAVAAFNRMGRPDFPTREQIATLRKAGKLGAPEQLKLSHGVLDVAIPPQGLVVVEVR
- a CDS encoding universal stress protein; its protein translation is MYANLLVYLDLDRDNTALLKIVGDLAERFGAGVTGVTASQPVRIIYGDGLLTGDIVELDRTEIRQAMAKAHEQFQAALQGRAKRLAWRSDVSAEMPTDYVARQVRSADLVITHTDYDKAYFDESRHVNAGNLIMQAGRPVLTVPAAAGSLAAKHLLVAWKDTSEARRAVASALPFLKQAQTVTVAEVTDTTLAEAPNGARDVAEWLKLHGVPATSVVERAHGRSADQLLGIALANSADLIVAGAYGHNRLREWALGGVTYNLLAECGMCTLMSH